One Rhodospirillales bacterium DNA segment encodes these proteins:
- the flhA gene encoding flagellar biosynthesis protein FlhA, translated as MADATPQPALPAVLPPAVNAQLSKLAQRGDILFAIGVVAILTVLILPLPKWLLDISLAFSLTLSVLILMIALFINRPLDFSAFPTVLLIATLIRLALNLASTRLILAEGHTGTAAAGHVIEAFSGFIMAGNLVIGLIVFAILTIVNFVVITKGSGRIAEVAARFTLDALPGKQMAIDADLSSGLINEDEARKRRRVLEDESTFYGAMDGAAKFVRGDVIAGLLIIFINIIGGMIIGMAQKGVTFAQAADFYTRLSVGDGLVTQIPALLVSTAAGMVVTKAGLSGATEKALFNQLGGQPRALGLVCGLMLALALVPAIPALPFLIMAVITGGIAFSVARENLRREQEDAKRKEEELTIEKKPTAEEPIAAALKIDHIRLELGYGLLSLINAPRDGQKLTDQIKALRRQIASEVGFVMPPVRIQDNMQLPANTYVIRVKEIEAGRGDLRPNMLLVMDPRGEDISLPGEKTTEPTFGLPAMWIEEASREEALFRGYTVVDPATVITTHLTETIKDNMPEMLSYAETQKLIDEMDKQHHKLIADMVPSQISLGGVQRVLQNLLAERISIRDLPTILEGISEACGHTRNVMLITEHVRARLARQISDQNTNASGFIPLVTLSPGWEQVFAESLVGTGDDKQLSVPPTKLHEFIGLLRTIFERQAMAGESAVLLTSPAVRPYVRSIVERFRPMTTVMSQNEIHPKARIKTVGQI; from the coding sequence ATGGCCGACGCAACGCCCCAACCCGCTCTACCCGCCGTCCTGCCGCCGGCGGTGAATGCCCAGCTCTCCAAGCTGGCGCAGCGCGGCGATATCCTGTTCGCCATCGGCGTCGTCGCGATCCTGACGGTCCTCATCCTGCCGCTGCCCAAATGGCTGCTCGACATCAGCCTCGCCTTTTCGCTGACCTTGTCCGTGCTGATCCTGATGATCGCCCTGTTCATCAACCGGCCGCTGGACTTCAGCGCGTTTCCGACGGTTTTGCTGATTGCGACCCTGATTCGTCTCGCCCTCAATTTGGCGTCGACCCGCCTGATCCTGGCCGAGGGCCATACCGGCACCGCCGCCGCCGGTCACGTCATCGAGGCCTTCAGCGGCTTCATCATGGCCGGCAATCTGGTGATCGGCCTGATCGTGTTCGCGATCCTGACCATCGTCAACTTCGTCGTCATCACCAAGGGTTCGGGCCGCATCGCCGAGGTCGCCGCCCGGTTCACGCTCGATGCCCTGCCCGGCAAGCAGATGGCCATCGACGCCGACCTGTCTTCCGGATTGATTAACGAGGACGAGGCCCGCAAGCGCCGCCGCGTGCTCGAGGATGAAAGTACATTTTACGGCGCCATGGACGGCGCAGCGAAATTTGTCCGCGGCGACGTCATCGCCGGCCTATTGATCATCTTCATCAACATCATCGGCGGCATGATCATCGGCATGGCGCAAAAAGGCGTCACGTTCGCCCAGGCGGCCGATTTCTACACCCGGCTCAGCGTCGGCGACGGATTGGTGACTCAGATTCCCGCCCTGCTCGTCTCGACCGCCGCCGGCATGGTCGTCACCAAGGCCGGCCTTTCCGGCGCCACCGAGAAAGCGCTGTTCAACCAGCTCGGCGGTCAGCCGCGCGCCCTCGGCCTGGTTTGCGGCCTGATGCTGGCATTGGCCCTGGTGCCAGCCATTCCGGCGCTACCTTTTTTGATCATGGCGGTCATAACCGGCGGCATCGCTTTTTCCGTCGCGCGCGAGAACCTGCGCCGTGAGCAAGAAGACGCCAAGCGCAAGGAAGAAGAGCTAACCATCGAGAAAAAGCCGACTGCGGAAGAACCGATCGCCGCCGCGCTCAAGATCGACCACATCCGACTCGAGCTCGGCTATGGTCTGCTCTCGCTCATCAACGCGCCTCGCGACGGCCAGAAGCTGACCGATCAGATCAAGGCGCTGCGGCGTCAGATCGCGTCCGAGGTCGGATTCGTCATGCCGCCCGTTCGCATCCAGGACAACATGCAGCTTCCGGCCAATACCTACGTCATCCGGGTGAAGGAAATCGAAGCCGGACGCGGCGACCTTCGCCCCAATATGCTGCTGGTCATGGATCCGCGCGGCGAGGATATTTCGCTGCCCGGCGAAAAGACCACCGAACCGACTTTCGGCCTGCCGGCCATGTGGATCGAAGAAGCCAGCCGCGAGGAGGCGCTGTTCCGCGGCTATACGGTGGTCGACCCCGCGACCGTCATCACCACTCACCTGACCGAGACGATCAAGGACAACATGCCCGAAATGCTGTCCTACGCCGAAACGCAGAAGCTGATCGATGAAATGGACAAGCAGCATCACAAGCTGATCGCCGACATGGTGCCATCGCAAATATCGCTCGGCGGCGTTCAGCGCGTGCTGCAAAACCTGCTGGCGGAGCGAATTTCGATTCGCGACTTGCCGACCATCCTCGAGGGCATATCCGAGGCGTGCGGCCATACGCGCAACGTCATGTTGATCACCGAACACGTCCGCGCCCGGCTCGCCCGCCAGATCAGCGACCAGAACACCAATGCCTCGGGCTTCATCCCGCTGGTGACGCTCTCGCCGGGCTGGGAGCAAGTCTTCGCCGAATCCCTGGTCGGCACCGGCGACGACAAGCAGCTGTCGGTCCCGCCAACCAAGCTGCACGAATTCATCGGCCTGCTGCGCACCATCTTCGAGCGCCAGGCCATGGCCGGCGAAAGCGCGGTGCTGTTGACCAGCCCCGCCGTCCGGCCTTACGTTCGTTCCATCGTCGAGCGCTTCCGTCCCATGACCACGGTCATGTCTCAGAACGAGATTCACCCCAAGGCCCGCATCAAGACCGTCGGACAAATCTGA
- a CDS encoding chemotaxis response regulator protein-glutamate methylesterase, protein MVVDDSAVIRGLTSKILASDPNISVVASVGNGQMAIDSLARNDIDVIVMDIEMPVMDGLTALPKLLKVKPDVRIIMSSTLTVRNAETSMRALELGASDYISKPTATRDISGGEEFRRDLLEKVRTLGASRPKRGARAPAPAAASPAAAPRAGVQIYPPGPIKLRAPGLLRPSALAIGSSTGGPPALFAVLKEIRPLIDMPVLITQHMPPTFTTILAQHIERNCNWPCREGQDGEPVVSGRIFLAPGGYHMLVESKDGKPTIRLTQDPPENFCRPAVDPMLRSMVKFYNGRVLTVILTGMGADGLKGCREVVQAGGTVFAQDEATSTVWGMPGAVATDGICSAVIPLKEIGPRVMAFLAGKNT, encoded by the coding sequence ATGGTGGTGGACGATTCCGCCGTCATTCGCGGACTTACCAGTAAAATACTCGCCTCCGATCCCAATATTTCCGTCGTCGCTTCGGTCGGCAACGGGCAGATGGCGATCGATTCGCTCGCGCGCAACGATATCGACGTCATCGTCATGGATATCGAGATGCCGGTGATGGACGGGCTTACGGCGCTGCCGAAGCTGCTTAAAGTCAAGCCCGACGTGCGGATTATTATGTCGTCGACCTTGACCGTGCGTAACGCCGAGACCAGCATGCGCGCCTTGGAATTAGGGGCATCCGATTACATTTCGAAGCCGACCGCCACCCGCGACATCAGCGGCGGTGAGGAGTTTCGGCGTGATCTGTTGGAAAAAGTCCGCACTCTGGGTGCATCGAGACCGAAACGCGGGGCGCGTGCGCCGGCGCCGGCTGCGGCGTCTCCCGCCGCCGCGCCTCGCGCTGGCGTGCAGATTTATCCGCCCGGCCCGATCAAGCTACGCGCGCCGGGCCTGTTGCGGCCGAGTGCCCTGGCGATCGGAAGTTCGACCGGCGGGCCGCCGGCTTTGTTCGCGGTGCTGAAGGAGATTCGTCCATTGATCGACATGCCGGTGTTGATTACCCAGCACATGCCGCCGACGTTCACCACTATTCTCGCCCAGCACATCGAGCGCAATTGCAACTGGCCCTGTCGCGAAGGGCAGGACGGCGAGCCCGTCGTCAGCGGGCGAATTTTCCTGGCGCCGGGCGGCTATCATATGCTGGTCGAATCGAAGGACGGGAAGCCGACTATCCGGCTGACCCAGGATCCGCCGGAAAACTTCTGCCGGCCGGCCGTCGATCCCATGCTGCGCAGCATGGTCAAGTTCTACAACGGCCGCGTTTTGACCGTCATCCTGACCGGAATGGGCGCGGACGGCCTCAAAGGATGCCGCGAGGTGGTTCAGGCGGGCGGCACCGTGTTCGCCCAAGACGAAGCCACCAGCACGGTTTGGGGAATGCCCGGCGCGGTCGCCACCGACGGAATTTGCAGCGCCGTGATTCCGCTCAAGGAAATCGGCCCGCGGGTCATGGCATTTCTGGCAGGCAAGAACACATGA
- a CDS encoding sigma-54-dependent Fis family transcriptional regulator, which translates to MRLLIIGDLDGQIGAAARIAMERGARVAHVDTIDAAFESLRAGQGADLIMVDVRLDVAHLVKSLKSERIGAPVVACGVGNETRIAVQAIRAGAKEYVPLPPSVELIAAVLEAVTEENTTLIARDPKMLGVLKIADQIAPSDASVLITGASGTGKEMLARYLHEKSRRKGHRFVAVNCAAIPETLLESELFGYEKGAFTGAVARRIGKFEEARGGTLLLDEISEMDIRIQAKLLRAIQEREIDRLGGNQPVKIDVRILATSNRVLEDEVAQGRFRQDLFFRLNVVNLNIPPLAERPEDIPFLAEHFARKLAEANGVKPQPISAEAMAKLKSHAWPGNVRELENALHRAVLLSAGPEIGPESVVVGGSRPTAAAAPGAGGLVGRTVAEVERDLIIDTLTHCLGNRTHAANILGISIRTLRNKLKQYSEEGYAVPTPREGERPSA; encoded by the coding sequence ATGCGCTTGCTCATCATCGGCGATCTCGACGGACAAATCGGCGCCGCCGCGCGCATCGCCATGGAACGTGGCGCGCGTGTCGCCCACGTCGACACTATCGACGCGGCGTTCGAGTCCTTGCGCGCGGGCCAGGGCGCGGACCTGATCATGGTCGACGTGCGGCTTGATGTCGCGCATCTGGTGAAAAGCCTGAAATCCGAACGAATCGGCGCGCCGGTCGTCGCCTGCGGCGTCGGCAACGAGACGCGGATCGCGGTTCAAGCGATCCGCGCCGGGGCCAAGGAATACGTACCGCTTCCGCCCAGCGTGGAACTGATCGCCGCCGTGCTCGAGGCCGTGACCGAGGAGAATACGACGCTGATCGCCCGCGACCCGAAGATGCTGGGCGTCCTCAAAATCGCCGACCAAATCGCCCCCAGCGATGCCAGCGTGTTGATCACCGGGGCATCGGGCACCGGCAAGGAAATGCTGGCGCGCTATCTTCACGAGAAATCCAGGCGCAAGGGCCATCGGTTCGTGGCCGTCAATTGCGCGGCGATTCCCGAAACCCTGCTCGAATCGGAACTGTTCGGCTATGAGAAAGGCGCTTTCACCGGCGCCGTCGCCCGCCGCATCGGCAAATTCGAGGAAGCCAGGGGCGGAACGCTGCTGCTCGACGAAATCAGCGAAATGGACATACGCATCCAGGCCAAGCTGCTGCGGGCAATCCAGGAGCGCGAAATCGACCGCCTGGGCGGCAATCAGCCGGTCAAGATCGATGTTCGCATTCTCGCGACGTCCAACAGGGTGCTCGAGGACGAAGTCGCCCAGGGACGCTTCCGCCAAGATTTGTTCTTCCGCCTGAACGTCGTCAACTTGAACATTCCGCCGCTCGCCGAACGCCCCGAGGATATTCCGTTCCTCGCCGAGCATTTCGCGCGCAAGCTCGCCGAGGCCAACGGCGTCAAGCCGCAGCCGATCTCCGCCGAAGCGATGGCGAAACTCAAGAGCCACGCTTGGCCGGGCAACGTGCGCGAGCTGGAGAACGCGCTGCATCGGGCGGTCCTGCTGTCCGCAGGGCCCGAAATCGGTCCCGAATCCGTTGTCGTCGGCGGTTCGCGCCCGACGGCGGCTGCGGCCCCCGGCGCCGGGGGCTTGGTCGGCCGTACCGTCGCCGAGGTCGAGCGGGATTTGATCATCGACACGCTGACCCATTGCCTCGGCAACCGCACTCACGCCGCCAATATCCTCGGCATTTCCATCCGCACGCTGCGCAACAAATTGAAGCAATACAGCGAGGAAGGCTATGCCGTCCCCACCCCGCGCGAGGGCGAGCGCCCCTCCGCCTGA
- a CDS encoding response regulator, translating into MKSCLIVDDSKVIRMVARKILQELKFETSEAADGSQALDACKKKMPDGVLLDWNMPVMDGLEFLKQLRALPGGDKPVVVFCTTENDMNHIQKAIEAGANEYIMKPFDSEIIQAKFSQVGLL; encoded by the coding sequence ATGAAATCGTGTCTGATTGTCGACGATTCGAAAGTCATTCGAATGGTCGCGCGCAAGATCCTACAGGAACTCAAGTTCGAGACGTCCGAGGCCGCCGATGGTTCGCAGGCGCTCGACGCCTGCAAGAAGAAAATGCCCGACGGCGTTTTGCTCGACTGGAACATGCCCGTCATGGACGGATTGGAGTTTCTGAAACAACTCCGCGCCTTGCCGGGGGGCGATAAGCCGGTGGTGGTGTTCTGCACCACCGAAAACGACATGAATCACATTCAGAAGGCGATCGAAGCGGGCGCCAACGAATACATTATGAAGCCGTTCGATAGCGAAATCATCCAGGCCAAATTCTCGCAAGTCGGCCTTTTGTAA
- a CDS encoding response regulator translates to PAAPSGGGPVTDERGFPVAADLLAEFNAAKAAGKRGATDAELAAEMEAERAKEAKQAKPAPAPKPAAAAKPPAAKASVPAKEESKEAKEPSAAQASIRVGVDVLEALMTLVSELVLTRNQLLQMVRGQEDSAFKVPLQRLSHITSDLQEGVMKTRMQPIGNAWAKLPRIIRDLSIEMNKKIELVMQGAETELDRQVLELIKDPLTHMVRNSADHGIEVPDVRREAGKDETGTIVLKAFHEGGHIIIQISDDGRGLNVEKIRAKAIANGIATEAELDGMSEQQIMQFIFKAGFSTAEKVTSVSGRGVGMDVVRTNIEKIGGTIEMKSVWGKGSTFTIKIPLTLAIVSALVVESARERFAIPQISVLELVRTSSRSDTKIEMINASPVLRLRDRLLPLVSLRGLFKAEDIDITNSTDDFYIVVTQVGTYTFGIIVDRVFDTEEIVVKPVAPILREIPFYSGNTILGDGSVIMILDPNGIAAAVGQGKMGSERAAEAASAVVASSEDKTSLLIFRAGGAELKAIPLALIARLEEIDLATVERAHDHHVVQYRGHLMPLIPFNPAHEWRSSGRQPVLVFTDRERSMGLVVDEIVDIVEDRLKVELASGRTGIIGSAIVSGKATDIVDAGYYLSQAYADWFAQGGDSSGRALAQKRALLVDDSPFFRNLLSPLLSAAGYHVTTAESAVDALRLRESGQMYDVIVSDIEMPEMDGFAFAEDVRRDPRWSAVPMVALSSRAQQSDRDRGKEAGFDDYVAKADREMLVSTLAATVAQASRRSV, encoded by the coding sequence CGCCTGCGGCGCCGTCCGGCGGCGGTCCCGTGACCGACGAGCGCGGCTTCCCCGTCGCCGCCGACCTGCTCGCCGAATTCAACGCCGCCAAGGCCGCCGGCAAGCGCGGCGCGACCGACGCGGAACTGGCCGCCGAAATGGAGGCTGAACGCGCCAAGGAAGCCAAGCAGGCGAAACCCGCGCCCGCCCCGAAGCCCGCCGCGGCGGCCAAGCCCCCCGCCGCCAAGGCGAGCGTTCCGGCCAAGGAAGAATCGAAGGAAGCCAAGGAGCCGAGCGCGGCGCAGGCCTCGATCCGCGTCGGCGTCGACGTGCTCGAAGCGCTGATGACCCTGGTCAGCGAACTGGTGCTGACCCGCAACCAGCTTTTGCAGATGGTACGCGGACAGGAAGACAGCGCGTTCAAGGTTCCCCTGCAACGGCTCAGCCATATCACCTCCGACTTGCAGGAGGGGGTGATGAAGACCCGCATGCAGCCCATCGGCAACGCTTGGGCCAAGCTGCCGCGCATCATCCGCGACCTTTCGATCGAAATGAACAAGAAGATCGAGCTGGTGATGCAGGGCGCGGAAACCGAGTTGGACCGCCAGGTGCTCGAATTGATCAAGGATCCGCTCACGCACATGGTGCGCAACTCCGCCGACCACGGCATCGAGGTGCCGGACGTCCGGCGCGAGGCGGGCAAGGACGAGACCGGCACGATCGTCCTCAAGGCTTTCCACGAGGGCGGTCATATCATTATCCAGATTTCCGACGACGGACGCGGATTGAACGTGGAGAAAATCCGCGCCAAGGCGATCGCCAACGGCATCGCCACCGAGGCCGAACTCGACGGCATGAGCGAACAGCAGATCATGCAGTTCATCTTCAAGGCCGGCTTTTCCACGGCCGAGAAGGTGACGTCGGTTTCGGGTCGTGGCGTCGGCATGGACGTGGTGCGCACCAACATCGAAAAAATCGGCGGCACCATCGAGATGAAATCGGTGTGGGGCAAGGGATCGACCTTCACCATCAAGATCCCGCTGACGCTGGCGATCGTTTCGGCCCTGGTGGTCGAAAGCGCCCGGGAGCGATTCGCCATTCCGCAGATCAGCGTTCTCGAACTGGTGCGGACGTCCTCGCGCTCCGACACCAAGATCGAAATGATCAACGCGTCTCCGGTGCTCCGCTTGCGCGATCGACTGTTGCCCTTGGTATCCCTGCGCGGCCTGTTCAAGGCCGAGGATATCGATATCACCAATTCGACCGATGACTTCTACATCGTCGTCACCCAGGTCGGCACCTACACCTTCGGCATCATCGTCGATCGGGTGTTCGATACCGAGGAAATCGTGGTCAAGCCGGTGGCGCCGATTCTGCGCGAAATACCATTTTATTCGGGCAACACCATTCTCGGCGACGGCAGCGTAATCATGATCCTGGATCCCAATGGGATCGCGGCGGCGGTCGGCCAAGGCAAGATGGGCTCCGAGCGCGCCGCCGAAGCGGCCAGCGCGGTCGTCGCCAGCAGCGAGGATAAAACGTCGCTCCTGATCTTCCGCGCCGGCGGCGCGGAGCTGAAAGCGATTCCGCTGGCGCTGATCGCGCGCCTCGAGGAAATCGATCTTGCGACTGTCGAACGGGCGCACGATCATCATGTAGTTCAATACCGCGGCCACTTGATGCCGCTGATTCCGTTCAATCCGGCGCACGAATGGCGGTCCTCGGGTCGCCAACCGGTGCTGGTGTTTACCGATCGTGAGCGGTCCATGGGGCTGGTGGTCGACGAAATCGTCGACATCGTCGAGGACCGCCTGAAGGTCGAGCTCGCTTCCGGCCGCACCGGAATCATCGGCAGCGCGATCGTGTCCGGCAAGGCGACCGATATTGTCGATGCCGGATACTACTTGAGCCAAGCCTACGCCGATTGGTTTGCCCAGGGCGGTGATAGTTCGGGCCGCGCGCTCGCCCAGAAGCGCGCCCTTTTGGTTGACGACAGTCCGTTCTTCCGCAATCTTCTCTCGCCGCTGCTGTCGGCCGCGGGGTATCATGTCACCACCGCCGAAAGCGCCGTCGATGCCCTCAGGCTGCGCGAATCGGGACAGATGTACGACGTGATCGTCAGCGATATCGAGATGCCGGAGATGGACGGCTTCGCGTTCGCCGAAGATGTGCGTCGTGATCCGCGGTGGAGCGCGGTGCCGATGGTCGCGTTGTCGTCGCGCGCGCAGCAAAGCGACCGGGACAGGGGAAAAGAGGCCGGGTTCGACGACTACGTCGCCAAGGCCGACCGCGAGATGTTGGTATCGACCTTGGCCGCTACCGTCGCCCAGGCTTCCCGTCGATCGGTTTGA
- the fliG gene encoding flagellar motor switch protein FliG, whose protein sequence is MARSKDDFRGLSGPQKAAIFMLAIGQEQSSKLFARMDDEEIKEMSQVMASLGSVSSTVIERLFVEFADQLSSAGSLVGTFDTTERLLAQAIPPERVAQIMEEIRGPAGRTMWDKLGNVNEGVLANYLKNEYPQTVAVVLSKIKADHAARVLAMLPENFAMEVIMRMLRMESVQKDVLDHVEKTLRTEFMTNLARTARRDSHEMMAEIFNNLDRNTESRFISALEERNRESADRIKQLMFTFDDLVRVDAAGIQRLLRQVEKDVLATALKGASDEVKQLFFSNMAERASKMLKEDIEAMGAVRLRDVDEAQAKIVSAAKALADAGEIVISGQEEEDQLVY, encoded by the coding sequence ATGGCGCGATCGAAAGACGATTTTCGCGGCCTGAGCGGCCCGCAAAAAGCGGCCATCTTCATGCTCGCCATCGGCCAGGAACAGTCGAGCAAGCTGTTCGCGCGCATGGACGACGAAGAAATCAAGGAAATGTCCCAGGTCATGGCCTCCCTGGGTTCGGTCAGCTCGACCGTCATCGAACGCCTGTTCGTGGAATTCGCCGACCAGCTGTCGTCCGCCGGCTCGTTGGTCGGCACGTTCGACACGACGGAGCGCTTGCTCGCGCAAGCCATCCCGCCCGAGCGCGTCGCCCAGATCATGGAGGAAATTCGCGGCCCCGCCGGCCGCACCATGTGGGACAAGCTCGGCAACGTCAACGAAGGCGTTCTCGCCAATTATCTCAAGAACGAATACCCCCAGACCGTCGCCGTCGTGCTGTCCAAGATCAAGGCCGACCACGCGGCGCGGGTGCTCGCCATGCTGCCTGAGAATTTCGCCATGGAAGTCATCATGCGGATGTTGCGCATGGAATCGGTGCAGAAGGACGTTCTCGACCACGTCGAGAAAACGCTGCGCACGGAATTCATGACCAACCTCGCCCGTACCGCCCGGCGCGATTCCCACGAAATGATGGCGGAAATCTTCAACAACCTGGACCGCAACACCGAAAGCCGGTTCATTTCCGCGCTCGAGGAACGCAACCGCGAATCGGCGGATCGCATCAAGCAATTGATGTTCACCTTCGACGACCTCGTGCGCGTCGACGCCGCCGGCATCCAGCGTCTGCTGCGCCAGGTGGAAAAGGACGTTCTGGCGACTGCCCTCAAGGGCGCGTCCGACGAGGTCAAGCAGCTGTTTTTCTCCAACATGGCCGAGCGCGCCAGCAAGATGCTCAAGGAAGACATCGAGGCGATGGGCGCGGTGCGCCTGCGCGACGTGGACGAGGCGCAGGCCAAGATCGTCTCGGCCGCGAAGGCGTTGGCGGATGCCGGCGAAATCGTCATTTCCGGCCAAGAAGAAGAAGATCAGCTCGTCTACTAA
- a CDS encoding response regulator transcription factor: MRVLLVEDDTATSKSIELILKSAGMVVDATQLGEDGLEIGKLYDYDIIVLDLGLPDIDGMEVLRRLRDSRIKTSVLILSGMTQSELKVKGLGTGADDYLTKPFDKNELLARIHAIVRRSAGHSNSVIRTGRLNVNLDSRTVDVDGQAVHLTGKEYGILELLSLRKGTTLTKEMFLNHLYGGMDEPELKIIDVFICKLRKKLAQATGNENYIETVWGRGYVLRDPDEVAAAAKARAS; the protein is encoded by the coding sequence ATGCGGGTTCTGCTTGTCGAGGACGATACGGCGACCTCCAAGAGCATCGAACTTATCCTCAAGTCCGCGGGCATGGTGGTGGACGCCACCCAGCTCGGCGAGGACGGACTAGAGATCGGCAAACTCTACGATTACGACATCATCGTGCTCGATCTCGGGTTGCCCGATATCGACGGCATGGAAGTCCTTCGCCGGTTGCGCGACTCCCGGATCAAGACGTCGGTCCTGATTTTGTCGGGCATGACCCAATCGGAATTGAAGGTGAAGGGGCTCGGCACCGGCGCCGACGACTACCTCACCAAGCCGTTCGACAAGAACGAGCTTTTGGCTCGCATTCACGCCATCGTTCGCCGTTCTGCCGGCCATTCCAATTCGGTCATCCGCACCGGACGCCTTAACGTCAACCTCGACTCGCGCACGGTCGACGTGGACGGTCAGGCCGTGCATCTGACCGGCAAGGAATACGGAATCCTCGAATTGTTGTCCTTGCGTAAGGGGACGACGCTCACCAAGGAAATGTTCCTCAACCATCTTTACGGTGGAATGGACGAACCCGAACTCAAGATCATCGACGTTTTCATTTGCAAGCTGCGCAAGAAGCTTGCCCAGGCGACCGGAAACGAGAACTACATCGAAACGGTTTGGGGGCGCGGCTACGTTCTGCGCGACCCCGACGAAGTCGCGGCGGCGGCCAAAGCCCGCGCGTCGTGA
- a CDS encoding DUF1153 domain-containing protein: MNELATRTTNYSRPRRAPVLTLADLPPMGTTRWVVSRKAAVVAGVKAGLLSLDEALQRYGISLDEFMCWKRLLDDHGVKGLRVTRIKEYRTQPHSDTDAQPAEDQSIVDPTAAYAT, translated from the coding sequence ATGAACGAATTGGCGACCCGAACCACGAATTACTCCCGGCCCCGGCGGGCTCCCGTCTTGACGCTCGCCGATCTGCCGCCGATGGGTACGACCCGCTGGGTCGTCAGCCGCAAGGCGGCGGTGGTCGCCGGGGTCAAGGCCGGTCTCTTGTCCCTCGACGAAGCGCTGCAGCGCTACGGCATTTCCCTCGACGAATTCATGTGCTGGAAGCGCCTGCTCGACGACCATGGCGTCAAAGGCTTGCGTGTCACCCGCATCAAGGAATACCGGACGCAGCCGCATTCCGACACCGATGCGCAGCCGGCCGAAGACCAGAGCATCGTCGACCCCACCGCCGCCTACGCGACCTGA
- a CDS encoding protein-glutamate O-methyltransferase CheR — MKSEDFQYIAALLKERSGLVLTSDKVYLLESRLIPVARKRGLKGLDDLVDTIRKTKPEPLIADVTEAMTTNESFFFRDTKPFDLFRDNVLPHILSARPNKTFRVWCAAASTGQEPYSLAMILKEQSAKLAGWKYEIVGTDLSREVLERAKKGLYSQFEVQRGLPIQMLVKYFEKKDDQWQIKPEIRGMVQYKELNLLHDLKALGNFDVVFCRNVLIYFDQATKGKILENISKLMPNDGMLFLGGAETVLGISDKFKPLPGQRGVYCQANAPAGLGMAKAS; from the coding sequence ATGAAATCCGAAGACTTCCAATATATTGCCGCGCTGTTGAAAGAACGCTCGGGTCTGGTCCTCACCAGCGACAAGGTTTACCTGCTGGAAAGCCGGCTGATTCCCGTGGCGCGCAAGCGCGGCCTCAAGGGACTCGACGATTTGGTCGATACCATCCGCAAGACCAAGCCCGAGCCGTTGATCGCCGACGTCACGGAGGCGATGACGACGAATGAATCGTTCTTCTTCCGCGACACTAAGCCCTTCGATCTGTTCCGGGACAATGTTCTGCCGCACATCCTATCGGCCCGGCCGAACAAAACTTTCCGCGTCTGGTGCGCGGCCGCCTCGACCGGCCAGGAACCCTATTCGCTGGCCATGATCCTCAAGGAACAATCGGCGAAGCTGGCGGGCTGGAAATACGAGATCGTGGGGACGGACCTGTCGCGCGAAGTCCTGGAACGGGCCAAGAAGGGACTTTATTCGCAGTTCGAGGTGCAGCGCGGACTGCCGATCCAGATGCTGGTGAAGTATTTCGAGAAAAAGGACGACCAATGGCAGATCAAGCCCGAGATTCGGGGCATGGTGCAATACAAGGAGCTTAACCTGCTGCACGATTTGAAGGCGCTCGGCAATTTCGACGTCGTGTTCTGCCGAAACGTGTTGATTTATTTCGATCAAGCGACCAAAGGCAAGATTTTGGAGAATATTTCCAAGCTCATGCCCAACGACGGCATGCTGTTTCTGGGCGGCGCGGAAACGGTTCTCGGCATTTCCGACAAGTTCAAGCCCTTGCCCGGCCAGCGCGGCGTTTATTGCCAAGCCAACGCTCCCGCCGGGCTCGGCATGGCGAAAGCATCCTGA
- the fliN gene encoding flagellar motor switch protein FliN: MAEEKDLNLKDLGNGQPEGNMPSSDVPESPRSAKDLEPVYDIPVQVSAVLGKSTMEVSQLLRLGRGAVVELDRKVGEAIDIYVNNRLVARGEVVVVEDRLGITMTEIIKTDR, encoded by the coding sequence ATGGCTGAAGAGAAAGACCTCAACCTCAAGGACCTCGGTAACGGTCAGCCGGAAGGGAATATGCCGTCCTCCGACGTTCCCGAATCGCCCCGCAGCGCCAAGGATTTGGAGCCCGTTTACGACATCCCGGTCCAGGTCTCGGCCGTGCTCGGCAAATCGACGATGGAGGTCAGCCAGCTCCTGCGGCTGGGCCGCGGCGCCGTCGTCGAACTCGACCGCAAGGTCGGCGAGGCGATCGACATTTACGTCAACAATCGCCTGGTCGCGCGCGGCGAAGTGGTGGTGGTCGAGGACCGCCTTGGCATAACCATGACGGAAATCATCAAGACCGATCGCTGA